From Mauremys mutica isolate MM-2020 ecotype Southern chromosome 15, ASM2049712v1, whole genome shotgun sequence, one genomic window encodes:
- the SBK2 gene encoding serine/threonine-protein kinase SBK2, translating to MSVSPGGRLDTAPGSDNPIPPHHAAMTLPTPWGAEQQLEEMMELTAQNLPWLEVTQSYTILRELGSGSYGHVLLAVHQRQGSPMALKFIEKRDTELRDFLSEYCIALILAAHPCIASALGIAFQTKHHYVFAQELAPARDLFSLLQPQVGFGIAELQVKRCALQLASALEFMGAKGLVHRDVKPENVLLLDPECRRVKLTDFGLSCPQGTAIEALPENLPYTAPELCRLGPSARLPAQPSLDAWALGVLLFCVLTGFFPWHTAADRHYRDFERWHRSPRVRPRPPHWGRFTYEAREMLRGLLHPDPVQRSPAGIAMAHVKGPWLEPKEPGAARADRTLLRSSHCR from the exons ATGTCCGTGTCCCCGGGCGGCCGTCTGGACACTGCTCCTGGCAGTGACaaccccatccctccccatcACGCAGCCATGACCCTGCCCACACCGTGGGGCGCggagcagcagctggaggagatGATGGAGCTGACGGCGCAGAACCTGCCCTGGCTGGAGGTCACCCAGTCGTACACCATCCTGAGGGAGCTGGGCAGCGGCTCCTATGGCCACGTACTGCTGGCCGTGCACCAGCGGCAAG gcagcccgATGGCGTTGAAGTTCATTGAGAAGCGGGACACTGAGCTGCGGGACTTCCTGAGCGAGTACTGCATCGCGCTGATCCTGGCCGCCCACCCCTGCATCGCCAGCGCCCTGGGTATCGCCTTCCAGACCAAGCACCACTATGTCTTCGCGCAGGAGCTCGCCCCTGCGAGGGACCTCTTCTCTCTGCTGCAGCCACAG GTGGGGTTCGGGATCGCGGAGCTGCAGGTCAAGCGCTGTGCTCTGCAGCTCGCCAGTGCCCTGGAGTTCATGGGGGCCAAGGGGCTGGTTCACCGCGACGTCAAGCCTGAGAACGTGCTGCTGCTCGACCCTGAGTGCCGGCGTGTCAAGCTGACCGACTTCGGGCTGAGCTGCCCGCAGGGCACTGCCATCGAGGCCCTGCCCGAGAACCTGCCCTACACGGCACCCGAGCTGTGCCGCCTGGGGCCCTCGGCCCGCctgccggcccagcccagcctggacgCCTGGGCGCTGGGCGTGCTGCTCTTCTGCGTGCTGACCGGCTTCTTCCCCTGGCACACGGCCGCCGACCGGCACTACCGGGACTTTGAGCGCTGGCATCGCAGCCCCCGCGTCCGCCCGCGCCCACCCCACTGGGGGCGCTTCACCTACGAGGCCCGGGAGATGCTGCGGGGGCTGCTGCACCCCGACCCCGTCCAGCGCAGCCCAGCCGGCATTGCCATGGCCCACGTCAAGGGCCCCTGGCTGGAGCCCAAGGAGCCGGGCGCTGCCCGCGCGGACAGGACTCTGCTGAGGAGCAGCCATTGCCGCTGA
- the ZNF628 gene encoding zinc finger protein 628 isoform X2 — protein MVGAQQLEMTEMQPAPMPQPGTSDHQYECLECGKVFKWSSRLIHHQRTHTGERPYKCSECPKAFKGSSALLYHQRSHTGERPYKCADCGKAFKRSSLLQIHQSVHTGLRAFKCALCGMAFKWSSHYQYHVRQHTGERPYKCTLCEKAFKNSSSLRRHRNIHTGERPYVCTACGKAFTQSTNLRQHQRIHTGERPYQCTECPKTFTHSSNLLLHQRTHTGGRAHKCQACGKAFISDAYLQKHLQTHAAKPLTSYGEAELACTPAELFLAPAEPVETVEMLWKCGECELTFPSEELLLGHQQSHLTPAAPAEPPVPPLYSCPTCGKAFKNGSGLARHQHSHVGERPYKCSICEKTFVQLSSLLGHQRSHPAEQQLIQAEAEVTCPQTAAEPVPPPVPPEVAERPYKCTECGKAFKGSSGLRYHLRDHTGERPYKCSECGKAFKRSSLLSIHQRVHTGLRAFKCAECGLTFKWSSHYQYHLRLHTGERPYGCADCGKAFKNTSCLRRHRQLHTGERPFACLVCGKAFTQTSNLRQHQRTHTGERPYSCQECGKSFTHSSNLQLHQRTHSSERPFKCSICAKGFVMASYLQRHLRTHATEAKGEGPAPGLPAPPATQEVHIVPNLQATLNLEVGTAPSAPNSQTFLLVHTAQGLQLIPSVQQSPQKLLLLPSPQLVPTQQKVPILQNTPNFTLVPSSPVAPSNPAPRQQSKARKPAAPGNPQNIILVPGGGPALPSVQIQALPGTQRAPVLPAGQNIIVLQNVAEQPPAEVSGVRIQAQPQEVASIQLQTLQPPPAEASSMQALPQPPELGSMQLQTLAQPLPAGGEEQPLPCSSALPGTVGSGPEVPGLQESQDLLVVQSGPGEELLGSGGEVGVHLETLQTEEGVQSVLVLRGADGEQTRLCVQEVENLQELPPDSGVGGLAPSSGQKLFIIRSAPGEQTLQVLENVGAGSGVVRGGPPGGQPSTTSTQMVQLLPSPVPPPQELPSIQIVQTVPSVQLVHTF, from the coding sequence ATGGTGGGAGCCCAGCAGCTGGAGATGACGGAGATGCAGCCAGCACCAATGCCGCAGCCAGGCACCAGCGACCACCAGTATGAGTGTCTGGAGTGTGGCAAGGTGTTCAAGTGGTCATCGCGGCTGATTCACCACCAGCGCACGCACACGGGTGAGCGCCCCTACAAGTGCTCCGAGTGCCCCAAGGCCTTCAAGGGTTCATCAGCGCTGCTCTACCACCAGCGCAGCCACACAGGCGAACGCCCCTACAAGTGTGCTGACTGCGGCAAGGCCTTCAAACGCTCGTCGCTGCTGCAGATCCACCAGAGCGTGCATACCGGCCTGCGCGCCTTCAAGTGTGCTCTGTGTGGCATGGCCTTCAAGTGGTCATCACACTACCAGTACCATGTGCGCCAGCACACAGGCGAGCGTCCCTACAAATGCACGTTGTGTGAGAAGGCCTTCAAGAACTCGTCCAGCCTGCGACGCCACCGCAACATCCACACGGGTGAGCGCCCCTATGTCTGCACCGCCTGCGGGAAGGCCTTCACCCAGTCCACCAACCTGCGGCagcaccagcgcatccacacAGGCGAGCGACCCTACCAGTGTACCGAGTGCCCCAAGACCTTCACCCACTCCTCCAATCTGCTGTtgcaccagcgcacccacaccgGGGGCCGGGCCCACAAGTGCCAGGCCTGCGGCAAGGCCTTCATCTCGGACGCCTACCTGCAGAAACACCTGCAGACACATGCGGCCAAGCCGCTGACATCCTATGGCGAGGCGGAGCTGGCCTGCACACCGGCCGAGCTCTTCCTGGCTCCGGCCGAGCCAGTAGAGACGGTGGAGATGCTGTGGAAGTGTGGGGAATGCGAGCTGACCTTCCCCagcgaggagctgctgctgggtcaCCAGCAGAGCCACCTGACCCCCGCTGCACCCGCTGAGCCGCCCGTCCCGCCACTCTACTCCTGCCCTACCTGTGGCAAGGCCTTCAAGAATGGCTCAGGCCTGGCACGCCACCAGCACAGCCATGTGGGTGAGCGCCCCTACAAGTGTTCCATCTGCGAGAAGACATTTGTGCAGCTCTCCAGTCTGCTGGGGCACCAGCGCAGCCACCCGGCCGAGCAGCAGCTCATCCAGGCTGAGGCCGAGGTCACCTGTCCCCAGACCGCAGCCGAGCCGGTCCCGCCCCCCGTGCCTCCCGAGGTGGCTGAGCGCCCCTACAAGTGCACGGAGTGCGGCAAGGCCTTCAAAGGCTCATCGGGGCTGCGCTACCACCTGCGTGACCACACCGGCGAGCGCCCCTATAAGTGCTCGGAGTGCGGCAAGGCCTTCAAGCGCTCCTCACTGCTGTCCATCCACCAGCGTGTGCACACCGGCCTGCGCGCCTTCAAGTGTGCTGAGTGCGGCCTCACCTTCAAGTGGTCGTCGCATTACCAGTACCACCTGCGCCTGCACACAGGCGAGCGCCCCTATGGCTGTGCCGACTGCGGCAAGGCCTTCAAGAACACCTCGTGCCTGCGGCGGCACCGCCAGCTGCACACGGGTGAGCGCCCCTTCGCCTGCCTGGTGTGCGGCAAGGCCTTCACCCAGACCTCCAACCTGCGGCAGCACCAGCGTACCCATACGGGCGAGCGCCCTTACAGCTGCCAGGAGTGTGGCAAGAGCTTCACCCACTCCTCCAACTTGCAGCTCCACCAGCGCACGCACTCCAGCGAACGCCCCTTCAAGTGCTCCATCTGTGCCAAGGGCTTTGTCATGGCCTCCTACCTGCAACGCCACCTGCGCACCCATGCCACTGAGGCTAAGGGGGAGGGCCCGGCCCCAGGCCTtcctgccccacctgccacccaggAGGTGCACATTGTGCCCAATCTGCAGGCTACCCTCAACCTGGAGGTGGGcacagcccccagtgcccccaaCTCGCAAACCTTCCTGCTGGTGCACACGGCTCAGGGGCTGCAGCTCATCCCCAGcgtccagcagagcccccagaagctgctgcttctgcccAGCCCGCAGCTGGTGCCTACGCAGCAGAAAGTGCCCATCCTCCAGAACACCCCCAATTTCACACTGGTGCCCAGCAGCCCTGTGGCCCCAAGCAACCCTGCCCCGCGCCAGCAGAGCAAGGCTAGGAAGCCGGCAGCGCCTGGCAACCCCCAGAACATTATCCTGGTGCCAGGAGGTGGGCCGGCGTTGCCCAGTGTGCAGATCCAGGCGCTGCCAGGCACACAGCGGGCACCGGTCCTCCCGGCTGGGCAGAACATCATCGTGCTGCAGAATGTGGCTGAGCAGCCCCCTGCAGAGGTGTCTGGTGTCCGGATCCAGGCTCAGCCTCAGGAGGTGGCCAGCATCCAGCTGCAGACCCTGCAACCACCCCCTGCTGAGGCATCCAGCATGCAGGCTCTGCCTCAGCCCCCAGAACTGGGCAGTATGCAGCTGCAAACCCTGGcgcagcctctcccagcagggggtgaggAGCAGCCCCTGCCTTGCTCCTCAGCACTTCCGGGCACCGTGGGTTCTGGGCCAGAGGTGCCAGGCCTGCAGGAGAGCCAGGACCTGCTGGTGGTGCAGAGCGGGccaggggaggagctgctggggtCGGGTGGCGAGGTAGGTGTGCATCTGGAGACACTTCAGAcagaggagggggtgcagagcgtGCTGGTGCTGCGTGGCGCTGACGGTGAGCAGACCCGACTCTGTGTGCAGGAGGTGG
- the ZNF628 gene encoding zinc finger protein 628 isoform X1 — MWFSFVTSSKFPAKILFGSQKSLLDLTATTSQTRGSRISRLCSQGARLSPTQQQDASWLVLPKWGQHPLRLEMVGAQQLEMTEMQPAPMPQPGTSDHQYECLECGKVFKWSSRLIHHQRTHTGERPYKCSECPKAFKGSSALLYHQRSHTGERPYKCADCGKAFKRSSLLQIHQSVHTGLRAFKCALCGMAFKWSSHYQYHVRQHTGERPYKCTLCEKAFKNSSSLRRHRNIHTGERPYVCTACGKAFTQSTNLRQHQRIHTGERPYQCTECPKTFTHSSNLLLHQRTHTGGRAHKCQACGKAFISDAYLQKHLQTHAAKPLTSYGEAELACTPAELFLAPAEPVETVEMLWKCGECELTFPSEELLLGHQQSHLTPAAPAEPPVPPLYSCPTCGKAFKNGSGLARHQHSHVGERPYKCSICEKTFVQLSSLLGHQRSHPAEQQLIQAEAEVTCPQTAAEPVPPPVPPEVAERPYKCTECGKAFKGSSGLRYHLRDHTGERPYKCSECGKAFKRSSLLSIHQRVHTGLRAFKCAECGLTFKWSSHYQYHLRLHTGERPYGCADCGKAFKNTSCLRRHRQLHTGERPFACLVCGKAFTQTSNLRQHQRTHTGERPYSCQECGKSFTHSSNLQLHQRTHSSERPFKCSICAKGFVMASYLQRHLRTHATEAKGEGPAPGLPAPPATQEVHIVPNLQATLNLEVGTAPSAPNSQTFLLVHTAQGLQLIPSVQQSPQKLLLLPSPQLVPTQQKVPILQNTPNFTLVPSSPVAPSNPAPRQQSKARKPAAPGNPQNIILVPGGGPALPSVQIQALPGTQRAPVLPAGQNIIVLQNVAEQPPAEVSGVRIQAQPQEVASIQLQTLQPPPAEASSMQALPQPPELGSMQLQTLAQPLPAGGEEQPLPCSSALPGTVGSGPEVPGLQESQDLLVVQSGPGEELLGSGGEVGVHLETLQTEEGVQSVLVLRGADGEQTRLCVQEVENLQELPPDSGVGGLAPSSGQKLFIIRSAPGEQTLQVLENVGAGSGVVRGGPPGGQPSTTSTQMVQLLPSPVPPPQELPSIQIVQTVPSVQLVHTF, encoded by the exons ATGTGGTTCAGCTTTGTGACATCTAGCAAGTTTCCAGCCAAAATCCTGTTTGGATCTCAGAAATCACTGCTAGATTTAACAGCCACCACATCCCAGACCAGAGGCAGCCGCATTTCAAGGCTGTGCTCCCAGGGAGCTAGGCTGTCACCAACGCAGCAGCAGGACGCATCTTGGCTGGTACTTCCAAAGTGGGGTCAGCATCCACTCAG GCTTGAGATGGTGGGAGCCCAGCAGCTGGAGATGACGGAGATGCAGCCAGCACCAATGCCGCAGCCAGGCACCAGCGACCACCAGTATGAGTGTCTGGAGTGTGGCAAGGTGTTCAAGTGGTCATCGCGGCTGATTCACCACCAGCGCACGCACACGGGTGAGCGCCCCTACAAGTGCTCCGAGTGCCCCAAGGCCTTCAAGGGTTCATCAGCGCTGCTCTACCACCAGCGCAGCCACACAGGCGAACGCCCCTACAAGTGTGCTGACTGCGGCAAGGCCTTCAAACGCTCGTCGCTGCTGCAGATCCACCAGAGCGTGCATACCGGCCTGCGCGCCTTCAAGTGTGCTCTGTGTGGCATGGCCTTCAAGTGGTCATCACACTACCAGTACCATGTGCGCCAGCACACAGGCGAGCGTCCCTACAAATGCACGTTGTGTGAGAAGGCCTTCAAGAACTCGTCCAGCCTGCGACGCCACCGCAACATCCACACGGGTGAGCGCCCCTATGTCTGCACCGCCTGCGGGAAGGCCTTCACCCAGTCCACCAACCTGCGGCagcaccagcgcatccacacAGGCGAGCGACCCTACCAGTGTACCGAGTGCCCCAAGACCTTCACCCACTCCTCCAATCTGCTGTtgcaccagcgcacccacaccgGGGGCCGGGCCCACAAGTGCCAGGCCTGCGGCAAGGCCTTCATCTCGGACGCCTACCTGCAGAAACACCTGCAGACACATGCGGCCAAGCCGCTGACATCCTATGGCGAGGCGGAGCTGGCCTGCACACCGGCCGAGCTCTTCCTGGCTCCGGCCGAGCCAGTAGAGACGGTGGAGATGCTGTGGAAGTGTGGGGAATGCGAGCTGACCTTCCCCagcgaggagctgctgctgggtcaCCAGCAGAGCCACCTGACCCCCGCTGCACCCGCTGAGCCGCCCGTCCCGCCACTCTACTCCTGCCCTACCTGTGGCAAGGCCTTCAAGAATGGCTCAGGCCTGGCACGCCACCAGCACAGCCATGTGGGTGAGCGCCCCTACAAGTGTTCCATCTGCGAGAAGACATTTGTGCAGCTCTCCAGTCTGCTGGGGCACCAGCGCAGCCACCCGGCCGAGCAGCAGCTCATCCAGGCTGAGGCCGAGGTCACCTGTCCCCAGACCGCAGCCGAGCCGGTCCCGCCCCCCGTGCCTCCCGAGGTGGCTGAGCGCCCCTACAAGTGCACGGAGTGCGGCAAGGCCTTCAAAGGCTCATCGGGGCTGCGCTACCACCTGCGTGACCACACCGGCGAGCGCCCCTATAAGTGCTCGGAGTGCGGCAAGGCCTTCAAGCGCTCCTCACTGCTGTCCATCCACCAGCGTGTGCACACCGGCCTGCGCGCCTTCAAGTGTGCTGAGTGCGGCCTCACCTTCAAGTGGTCGTCGCATTACCAGTACCACCTGCGCCTGCACACAGGCGAGCGCCCCTATGGCTGTGCCGACTGCGGCAAGGCCTTCAAGAACACCTCGTGCCTGCGGCGGCACCGCCAGCTGCACACGGGTGAGCGCCCCTTCGCCTGCCTGGTGTGCGGCAAGGCCTTCACCCAGACCTCCAACCTGCGGCAGCACCAGCGTACCCATACGGGCGAGCGCCCTTACAGCTGCCAGGAGTGTGGCAAGAGCTTCACCCACTCCTCCAACTTGCAGCTCCACCAGCGCACGCACTCCAGCGAACGCCCCTTCAAGTGCTCCATCTGTGCCAAGGGCTTTGTCATGGCCTCCTACCTGCAACGCCACCTGCGCACCCATGCCACTGAGGCTAAGGGGGAGGGCCCGGCCCCAGGCCTtcctgccccacctgccacccaggAGGTGCACATTGTGCCCAATCTGCAGGCTACCCTCAACCTGGAGGTGGGcacagcccccagtgcccccaaCTCGCAAACCTTCCTGCTGGTGCACACGGCTCAGGGGCTGCAGCTCATCCCCAGcgtccagcagagcccccagaagctgctgcttctgcccAGCCCGCAGCTGGTGCCTACGCAGCAGAAAGTGCCCATCCTCCAGAACACCCCCAATTTCACACTGGTGCCCAGCAGCCCTGTGGCCCCAAGCAACCCTGCCCCGCGCCAGCAGAGCAAGGCTAGGAAGCCGGCAGCGCCTGGCAACCCCCAGAACATTATCCTGGTGCCAGGAGGTGGGCCGGCGTTGCCCAGTGTGCAGATCCAGGCGCTGCCAGGCACACAGCGGGCACCGGTCCTCCCGGCTGGGCAGAACATCATCGTGCTGCAGAATGTGGCTGAGCAGCCCCCTGCAGAGGTGTCTGGTGTCCGGATCCAGGCTCAGCCTCAGGAGGTGGCCAGCATCCAGCTGCAGACCCTGCAACCACCCCCTGCTGAGGCATCCAGCATGCAGGCTCTGCCTCAGCCCCCAGAACTGGGCAGTATGCAGCTGCAAACCCTGGcgcagcctctcccagcagggggtgaggAGCAGCCCCTGCCTTGCTCCTCAGCACTTCCGGGCACCGTGGGTTCTGGGCCAGAGGTGCCAGGCCTGCAGGAGAGCCAGGACCTGCTGGTGGTGCAGAGCGGGccaggggaggagctgctggggtCGGGTGGCGAGGTAGGTGTGCATCTGGAGACACTTCAGAcagaggagggggtgcagagcgtGCTGGTGCTGCGTGGCGCTGACGGTGAGCAGACCCGACTCTGTGTGCAGGAGGTGG